From one Arenicella chitinivorans genomic stretch:
- the edd gene encoding phosphogluconate dehydratase yields the protein MTIKQITDRIIERSRDTRAEYLAMVDAMRNAPPAPDRLSCSNWAHVVAAESEADKKAMPAGQGANIGIVTAYNDMLSAHQPFASYPNIIKLTARDMGATAQVAGGVPAMCDGVTQGQPGMELSLFSRDVIALATAVSLSHDVYDGVMCLGVCDKIVPGLVMGALQFGHLPVMFVPAGPMPSGIPNKEKALARQKFAAGEIDKAKLLESESASYHSAGTCTFYGTANTNQTLMEAMGLQLAGTSFVNPGTLLRTELTKESVRRLLDQTTKGANYRPMAEVVTEQSVVNAIVMMMATGGSTNLTLHLIAMAAAAGIQISWEDMDEVSRMTPLLARVYPNGQADVNHFEQAGGLAYVVYQLRRKGLLNEDVVNVMGEGLDAYTRKPELDGERVISWGQPVAESGDDTILSPIEAPFAPEGGMRTVTGNLGTGVVKISAVDEQYQVIEAPCKIFDTQEALKTAFDAGELGCDHVAVVRFQGPSANGMPELHKLTPYLGILQDRGHKVALVTDGRMSGASGKVLTAMHVTPEAKKGGLLAYLNDGDVVRINCHTGELEALVDGSELASRTPAVEPLTPNTLGRGLFEKMREVVGDSTHGASFIGKANERIGNSE from the coding sequence ATGACGATTAAACAAATTACCGACAGAATCATCGAGCGCAGTAGGGACACCCGTGCTGAATACCTTGCAATGGTCGACGCCATGCGAAATGCGCCACCAGCACCGGATCGATTGTCCTGCAGTAACTGGGCGCACGTGGTGGCCGCCGAATCGGAAGCTGATAAAAAAGCGATGCCAGCCGGTCAAGGGGCTAACATCGGAATTGTGACTGCGTATAACGATATGCTGTCTGCGCACCAACCGTTTGCAAGCTACCCCAATATCATCAAACTGACAGCGCGTGACATGGGGGCCACCGCGCAGGTTGCTGGTGGTGTGCCCGCGATGTGTGATGGGGTAACGCAGGGTCAGCCGGGCATGGAGTTAAGCCTGTTTAGTCGCGATGTGATTGCGCTCGCGACCGCAGTGTCGTTGTCACACGACGTCTACGATGGTGTGATGTGTTTGGGCGTGTGTGACAAGATCGTTCCCGGTTTGGTGATGGGCGCTTTACAATTTGGTCACTTGCCGGTGATGTTTGTTCCGGCTGGACCGATGCCCTCCGGAATTCCGAATAAAGAAAAAGCGCTGGCACGACAAAAATTTGCCGCCGGCGAAATTGATAAGGCCAAACTATTGGAATCGGAGTCCGCGTCCTATCACAGTGCCGGTACCTGTACGTTCTACGGTACTGCGAACACCAATCAAACTTTGATGGAAGCCATGGGCCTGCAATTGGCGGGTACATCGTTTGTTAATCCAGGGACACTGCTGCGCACCGAATTGACCAAAGAGTCGGTGCGCCGACTGTTGGATCAAACCACGAAAGGCGCGAACTATCGCCCGATGGCTGAAGTGGTGACTGAGCAGTCCGTGGTGAACGCGATTGTGATGATGATGGCGACCGGTGGGTCGACCAACCTCACCCTGCATTTGATCGCCATGGCAGCAGCAGCAGGAATTCAGATTAGCTGGGAAGATATGGACGAAGTCTCGCGGATGACGCCGTTGCTAGCCCGGGTTTACCCAAATGGTCAAGCCGACGTGAATCACTTCGAGCAGGCCGGAGGGCTGGCTTATGTGGTGTATCAATTGCGTCGCAAAGGATTATTGAACGAAGATGTTGTGAACGTAATGGGTGAGGGTCTGGATGCGTACACTCGAAAGCCTGAGCTCGATGGGGAACGCGTAATTTCATGGGGACAGCCGGTCGCCGAAAGTGGCGACGATACGATTCTATCTCCGATTGAAGCGCCGTTTGCACCAGAAGGCGGGATGCGCACGGTAACTGGAAACCTTGGGACGGGTGTGGTGAAGATATCTGCCGTAGACGAGCAATACCAGGTTATTGAGGCACCGTGTAAGATTTTTGATACGCAAGAAGCGCTAAAAACCGCGTTTGATGCGGGAGAGTTAGGTTGTGACCATGTTGCCGTCGTCCGTTTTCAAGGTCCTTCGGCCAATGGGATGCCGGAACTACATAAACTTACTCCTTATCTCGGAATCCTGCAGGATCGCGGCCACAAAGTTGCGTTAGTGACCGATGGTCGCATGTCTGGTGCCTCTGGTAAGGTGTTGACGGCGATGCATGTCACACCGGAGGCGAAAAAGGGTGGGTTACTGGCGTACTTAAACGACGGTGATGTGGTGCGTATTAACTGCCATACCGGCGAATTGGAAGCACTAGTGGATGGGTCTGAATTAGCGAGCCGGACACCGGCAGTCGAGCCTCTGACACCGAATACACTGGGGCGAGGACTATTTGAGAAGATGCGAGAAGTGGTTGGTGATTCAACGCACGGCGCATCATTTATTGGCAAAGCAAATGAACGTATTGGAAATAGCGAATGA
- the pgl gene encoding 6-phosphogluconolactonase yields the protein MDANFDWHQGSDADSLADNLAGELVVKLSEAIARNGIAVMALSGGSTPKPLFKALADHDVDWSKVVITLVDERWVPETHELSNAAFMHRYLLDALPDSVRFVPLYQPAQSVVASYSAVLGNYCVATSSSMDAPRPFDIVILGMGGDGHTASFFPDADNVAELVDPASSSLLLTCESPTTQVPRITWSLPALLNTQFLALHFTGAEKRRVFEQACAGTDATELPIRSAIFQQQIPLQVYYAD from the coding sequence ATGGACGCAAACTTCGATTGGCATCAAGGTAGTGATGCCGACAGTCTGGCAGATAACTTAGCAGGTGAGTTGGTGGTCAAACTCAGTGAAGCCATTGCCCGAAATGGTATCGCCGTGATGGCGCTGTCGGGTGGTTCCACACCTAAACCGTTATTTAAAGCGCTAGCCGACCACGATGTAGATTGGTCGAAAGTCGTCATTACGCTGGTGGACGAGCGCTGGGTGCCGGAAACGCATGAGCTCTCAAATGCTGCATTTATGCATCGCTATTTGTTAGACGCCTTGCCGGACAGCGTGCGTTTTGTGCCGCTGTACCAGCCTGCACAGAGCGTGGTGGCTTCTTACTCGGCCGTGTTGGGTAATTATTGTGTGGCGACTTCGTCGTCGATGGACGCCCCACGCCCATTTGATATTGTTATTTTAGGTATGGGTGGTGATGGTCATACCGCGTCGTTTTTTCCGGATGCAGACAATGTGGCGGAATTGGTTGATCCGGCGTCGTCGTCGCTCTTGCTGACGTGCGAAAGCCCCACTACTCAGGTTCCACGTATTACCTGGAGCTTACCCGCATTACTAAATACTCAGTTTTTGGCTTTGCATTTCACGGGCGCGGAGAAGCGCCGTGTGTTTGAGCAAGCGTGTGCTGGGACGGACGCCACTGAGCTGCCTATCCGAAGTGCTATTTTTCAGCAACAGATTCCATTACAGGTTTACTACGCAGACTAG
- a CDS encoding TonB-dependent receptor plug domain-containing protein yields MRKFQPRALALAVAVASLGSVTTPSFAQEDRLIEEIVTIGTRGKPRSATDSVAAVDVISASDFVSQGGVDTSNLLRNVVPSFNVNDQPISDAATLVRPANLRGLAPDHTLVLVNGQRRHRAAVITWLGNGISDGSQGPDIAAIPALALQSVEVLRDGAAAQYGSDAIAGVINFNLKNSDSEGSVEARYGQYTEGEYQYTLAYNQGFAIGDGFLNLTAEFSEAEATDRSVQRSDAAGLIAAGYQGVNDPAQVWGSPEIDGDIKLWANFGTQLTESVELFGNANYNTKTVTGGFYYRNPTNRGGVYSADGGETLLIGDLTPNDGVDCPVVTLNGVTPDPDAFAQVASDPNCFSFQELIPGGFTPNFGGDVTDQSLLLGLRGETDGGLFWSVTGYYGANEADFFINNTVNASLGPNTPRDFNPGAYEQQDLNLNADFSMPLSDTVTLAFGAEYRNEEFSIVAGQAESYIDGGLGTQGFSTSTNGFPGFSPTIAGSFDRANTSVYTDLEWQASDALIVAAALRYEDFDDFGSTTNYKLGMNYAFTDTFGMRATVSSGFKAPTPGQSNASNISTQIIQGVLTNQGVIPPDSPAARLRGGGPLGPEESQNFTLGAYFSAGPVDVTLDYFDIDVDDRLSLSNDFVLTPEDLETLAGQGIDASDISQFRFFTNQFDTNTSGFDVVASWNTDWLGGSTNWNVAYNYTDTEVTRRNPNLLNDNRVNLIENGTPDTRWNFTANHQLEKVRLLARVSYYGEFYDNEAGGEFDSNVLLDLEAGYNYSDALTLTLGARNVTDEQGCSTNVCGQTPANALGLPYSQFSPFGFNGTFVYARATYNF; encoded by the coding sequence ATGAGAAAATTCCAACCCAGAGCACTTGCCCTGGCGGTTGCTGTCGCTTCTCTAGGCAGCGTCACAACGCCAAGCTTCGCTCAAGAAGATCGTTTGATCGAAGAGATCGTGACTATCGGCACACGCGGTAAACCGCGATCAGCAACCGACTCAGTTGCTGCGGTAGACGTCATCTCGGCCAGCGATTTTGTTTCTCAAGGCGGTGTCGACACTAGCAACCTACTGCGTAATGTCGTCCCTTCATTCAACGTGAACGACCAGCCAATCTCGGATGCTGCTACTCTCGTTCGCCCCGCTAACCTACGCGGCCTGGCCCCAGACCACACGTTGGTACTGGTTAATGGACAGCGACGTCACCGCGCGGCCGTCATCACCTGGCTGGGTAACGGAATCTCCGATGGCTCTCAAGGCCCAGACATCGCTGCTATTCCAGCACTGGCATTGCAAAGCGTTGAGGTACTCCGCGACGGTGCGGCTGCACAATACGGTTCTGACGCGATTGCAGGCGTAATCAACTTCAACCTCAAAAACTCAGACTCTGAAGGCTCAGTTGAAGCGCGTTACGGCCAATACACCGAGGGCGAATACCAATACACTTTGGCCTATAACCAAGGCTTCGCAATTGGCGATGGTTTCTTAAACCTGACGGCTGAATTTTCTGAAGCAGAAGCAACTGACCGTTCAGTACAACGTTCCGACGCCGCCGGCTTAATTGCGGCTGGTTACCAGGGCGTAAACGACCCAGCACAGGTCTGGGGCAGCCCAGAAATTGACGGTGACATTAAGTTGTGGGCAAACTTCGGCACACAACTTACCGAAAGCGTTGAACTATTCGGTAATGCAAATTACAACACCAAAACAGTGACCGGTGGTTTCTACTATCGTAACCCTACCAATCGCGGCGGTGTTTACAGCGCGGACGGCGGCGAAACCCTGTTAATTGGCGACCTCACTCCAAATGACGGTGTTGACTGCCCAGTGGTCACATTGAATGGCGTTACACCAGACCCAGATGCGTTCGCACAAGTGGCTTCCGACCCGAACTGCTTCTCATTCCAAGAGCTGATTCCAGGTGGCTTCACACCAAACTTTGGTGGTGACGTAACGGATCAATCTTTGTTACTGGGCTTGCGTGGCGAAACTGACGGCGGTTTGTTCTGGTCAGTCACCGGTTACTACGGTGCTAATGAAGCGGATTTCTTCATCAACAATACGGTCAACGCCAGCCTTGGTCCGAACACACCACGTGATTTCAATCCAGGCGCCTACGAACAGCAAGACCTAAATCTGAACGCTGACTTCAGCATGCCGTTGTCAGACACAGTGACATTGGCTTTCGGTGCGGAATATCGTAATGAGGAGTTCTCCATCGTTGCTGGTCAAGCAGAGTCTTACATCGACGGCGGCTTAGGTACTCAAGGCTTCTCGACGTCAACCAATGGCTTCCCTGGCTTTTCACCCACGATCGCCGGCTCATTTGATCGTGCCAACACCTCGGTCTATACCGACCTGGAATGGCAAGCAAGTGATGCATTGATCGTAGCGGCAGCGTTGCGTTACGAAGACTTTGATGACTTTGGTAGCACCACCAACTACAAACTGGGCATGAACTACGCGTTCACCGACACTTTCGGTATGCGTGCCACAGTGAGTTCTGGCTTCAAAGCACCAACACCAGGCCAGTCAAATGCGTCGAATATCTCAACACAGATCATTCAAGGCGTGTTGACCAACCAAGGCGTGATTCCACCCGATAGCCCCGCAGCACGCTTGCGTGGCGGCGGTCCACTAGGCCCGGAAGAGTCGCAGAACTTCACACTGGGTGCGTATTTCTCGGCTGGCCCAGTTGACGTGACACTGGACTACTTCGACATTGATGTGGACGACCGCTTGAGTCTGTCTAATGACTTCGTGTTGACACCTGAAGATCTGGAAACGTTGGCAGGCCAAGGTATCGATGCGTCTGACATCTCGCAGTTCCGCTTCTTCACCAACCAATTCGACACCAACACCAGCGGCTTCGATGTCGTTGCGTCTTGGAACACAGATTGGCTAGGTGGATCCACTAACTGGAACGTCGCTTACAACTACACGGATACGGAAGTGACGCGTCGCAACCCGAACTTGTTGAACGACAATCGCGTCAACTTGATCGAAAACGGCACGCCAGATACACGCTGGAATTTCACAGCCAACCATCAGCTTGAAAAGGTTCGTTTGTTAGCTCGCGTAAGTTACTACGGCGAATTCTATGATAACGAAGCTGGCGGCGAGTTTGACTCAAACGTATTGCTGGACCTGGAAGCAGGTTACAATTACTCGGACGCGTTAACCCTGACATTGGGCGCTCGAAACGTGACTGATGAGCAAGGCTGTTCAACCAACGTATGTGGTCAAACACCGGCCAACGCATTGGGCTTACCTTACAGCCAGTTCAGTCCTTTCGGATTTAACGGCACGTTCGTGTACGCTCGCGCAACCTACAACTTCTAG
- the zwf gene encoding glucose-6-phosphate dehydrogenase has protein sequence MLNTCNIVIVGGEGDLAFRKLYPALYSLHKESLLADCSKVVGFGRGKYTAEAFVDNMRKWTEDSDYVKGVDDETWASFADRILHFVGDATDPGDIKRLQKEMGEGEIVFYLSTPPSIFAPICKAMGEAGAVTDTTRLVVEKPLGSSRESFNEINNTLFETFEEQQIYRIDHYLGKETVQNLLALRFSNIFFEPLWNRHYIDHVQVTVAESVGAGGRWAYYDESGALRDMVQNHLLQLVCLVAMEFPSRNKADDIRDEKLKVIRSLKPIDASNVQTLTVRGQYTEGSVGQELVPGYSQEDDASGESDTETFVAIKAEIENNRWQGVPFYLRTGKRMANRYSEIVIQFKPVIFKFIDIDPNAINNNQLVIRLQPNEGVEMKLMNKVPGLSEKTTLQNVGLNLSFEEAFEDHRSPSAYERLILDVTRGDQTLFMRSDELRGAWRWVDGMIDGWKTTQQKPQKYKAGSTGPDDALGLLIKDGRKWQDYGG, from the coding sequence ATGCTTAACACCTGTAACATCGTGATTGTTGGCGGCGAAGGCGACCTCGCCTTCCGGAAATTATACCCGGCGCTGTACAGTCTTCACAAAGAGTCTTTACTGGCGGACTGCTCGAAAGTCGTGGGCTTTGGTCGTGGCAAATACACTGCCGAGGCATTTGTCGATAATATGCGCAAATGGACGGAGGACAGTGATTACGTAAAAGGGGTCGACGATGAGACTTGGGCCAGCTTTGCTGACCGTATCTTGCATTTTGTTGGTGATGCGACCGATCCAGGCGACATTAAGCGTTTGCAAAAAGAGATGGGGGAAGGCGAAATCGTATTCTACCTTTCGACGCCACCGTCAATTTTTGCGCCGATCTGTAAGGCTATGGGCGAGGCTGGTGCGGTCACCGATACCACACGATTGGTGGTTGAGAAGCCATTAGGGTCTTCTCGTGAGTCCTTCAACGAGATCAATAACACGCTGTTTGAGACATTCGAAGAGCAGCAGATTTATCGTATCGATCACTATCTTGGTAAGGAAACTGTTCAAAACCTGCTGGCGCTGCGATTTTCTAATATCTTTTTCGAGCCGCTGTGGAATCGACATTATATCGACCATGTACAGGTTACCGTGGCTGAGAGCGTTGGTGCTGGAGGTCGTTGGGCTTACTATGATGAGTCTGGTGCATTACGCGATATGGTGCAGAACCATTTGTTGCAACTTGTGTGTCTGGTGGCGATGGAGTTTCCGTCGCGTAATAAGGCAGATGATATTCGCGATGAGAAGCTGAAAGTTATTCGCAGCCTAAAACCGATTGATGCCTCAAACGTGCAAACGCTCACGGTGCGAGGGCAATATACCGAAGGCTCGGTCGGCCAAGAGTTGGTTCCAGGATACAGTCAGGAAGACGATGCATCAGGCGAGTCGGATACTGAAACCTTCGTTGCGATCAAGGCTGAGATCGAGAACAACCGCTGGCAGGGTGTTCCGTTTTATTTACGTACTGGCAAGCGGATGGCGAATCGCTATTCCGAAATCGTTATTCAATTTAAGCCAGTGATCTTCAAGTTTATTGATATTGACCCAAACGCAATCAATAACAATCAGTTAGTGATTCGTCTACAGCCTAACGAGGGTGTGGAAATGAAGTTAATGAACAAGGTGCCAGGGCTGAGTGAGAAGACAACCTTGCAAAACGTGGGCCTGAACCTGTCATTCGAAGAAGCGTTCGAGGATCACCGTAGCCCGAGTGCGTACGAGCGATTGATTCTGGATGTGACACGCGGCGACCAGACCCTGTTTATGCGATCCGACGAATTGCGCGGCGCCTGGCGCTGGGTTGATGGCATGATCGATGGTTGGAAGACGACGCAGCAAAAACCACAAAAATACAAGGCCGGTTCGACTGGGCCGGATGATGCGCTTGGGCTGCTGATTAAAGATGGCCGCAAGTGGCAGGATTATGGTGGCTAA
- a CDS encoding DUF2333 family protein gives MAFLRHPLVIGVLSIIGLVLISGWYLDDEPEFQQLNQSTDAERTVVGSATTEMLIKTAETLLEKRGGYMSNDIMPPMVMMDNVPNWEFGVLQQIRDLVKAMRNDYSRSQTQSLADPDLEIAEPKFNVDSDAWMFPSAEGEYKEGIKALRKYELRLRDPNQQNAQFYARADNLGEWLGLVEKRLGSLSQRLSQARPQVRVNTDLAGDARAQQSTSAADEVLAKTSWFDIDDNFYEARGTAWALIHYLRAAEIDFRPVLEDKNAVPTLRQIIRELESTQQDVDSPMILNGSGMGMFANHSLVMSSYIGRANSAIADLRRLLADG, from the coding sequence ATGGCTTTTCTACGACATCCTCTGGTTATCGGTGTTTTATCTATTATCGGCTTGGTATTAATTTCGGGCTGGTACTTGGACGATGAGCCTGAATTTCAGCAGCTGAATCAGTCCACCGACGCTGAACGCACGGTTGTCGGTTCGGCTACGACGGAGATGCTAATCAAAACGGCCGAAACGCTGCTCGAGAAGCGTGGTGGCTACATGAGTAATGACATCATGCCACCGATGGTGATGATGGATAACGTGCCAAATTGGGAGTTTGGTGTTCTGCAACAAATTCGTGATCTGGTTAAGGCGATGCGGAATGATTATAGCCGTTCACAGACTCAGTCTCTTGCCGACCCTGATTTGGAAATCGCGGAGCCCAAGTTCAATGTCGACAGTGATGCCTGGATGTTTCCTTCGGCCGAAGGCGAGTACAAGGAGGGGATTAAAGCACTGCGTAAATATGAGCTGCGGTTACGGGATCCAAATCAGCAGAATGCACAGTTTTATGCGCGCGCCGATAATCTTGGTGAATGGTTGGGCTTGGTAGAGAAACGGCTGGGGTCTCTGTCTCAACGGTTAAGTCAAGCGCGTCCGCAAGTGCGTGTGAATACTGATTTAGCCGGCGATGCGCGAGCTCAACAGTCGACTTCGGCAGCCGATGAAGTGCTGGCCAAAACCTCCTGGTTCGATATCGATGATAACTTTTATGAAGCGCGAGGCACGGCCTGGGCCCTTATCCATTATCTGCGCGCCGCCGAAATTGATTTCCGACCTGTTCTTGAAGACAAGAACGCGGTCCCCACACTGCGGCAAATTATTCGTGAACTGGAATCAACTCAGCAGGATGTTGATAGTCCAATGATTCTCAATGGTAGCGGCATGGGGATGTTCGCTAACCATTCTCTGGTCATGAGTTCGTATATTGGTCGTGCGAATTCAGCGATTGCGGATTTGCGCCGACTGCTGGCCGATGGTTGA
- a CDS encoding alanine/glycine:cation symporter family protein — MQETVNFLNSIIWSPALVYLCLAAGLFYTILTRGLQVRLFGEMIRLLKSGRGSEQGISPFQALAVSLSGRVGTGNIAGVAAAIGFGGPGAVFWMWIVAIFGAATAYIEATLAQIYKEVHNGEYRGGPAYYIEKAMGQTWYSWVFAIATIIACGFLLPTVQSNAIGNAVVQTLGQGSLVDTAAGTLSSTKIITGAVIVTVLGFIIFGGVKRIAGFAQFVVPFMAIAYIVFALAIIALNLSELPRIFMLIVGDAFTPMAGFGAAIGWGVKRGIYSNEAGQGTAPHAAAAAEVEHPAQQGLVQSFSIYIDTLFVCTATAFMILITGMYNVADNTGALIVQNVAAGTEISSPAFTQMAIESVMPGIGNPFVAIALFFFSFTTLMAYYYIAESNVAYISRFVRIPGAITVLKVGLMLAVFYGTVKAASLAWSLGDIGVGLMAWVNIVGILIIFFMGRPALKALKDYERQRNAGATSFSFDPKALGIKNADYWEDKQNS, encoded by the coding sequence ATGCAAGAAACCGTAAATTTTCTGAACAGCATCATCTGGAGCCCAGCACTGGTGTATTTGTGTCTGGCAGCCGGCCTGTTCTATACCATTCTTACTCGCGGCCTTCAGGTGCGCCTTTTCGGTGAGATGATTCGCCTACTAAAATCCGGCAGAGGCTCGGAGCAAGGTATCTCGCCATTCCAAGCATTAGCCGTCTCGCTGTCTGGCCGAGTAGGAACTGGTAATATCGCCGGGGTTGCCGCGGCGATCGGTTTTGGCGGTCCGGGCGCGGTGTTCTGGATGTGGATTGTCGCCATCTTCGGCGCCGCCACAGCCTACATCGAAGCGACCCTCGCACAGATATACAAAGAAGTTCACAACGGCGAGTATCGTGGTGGACCGGCCTATTACATCGAAAAAGCCATGGGCCAGACTTGGTATTCATGGGTTTTCGCCATTGCCACGATCATTGCATGCGGATTCTTGTTGCCCACAGTGCAATCGAATGCGATTGGCAACGCGGTAGTTCAAACGCTGGGCCAAGGCTCTCTGGTGGATACTGCAGCGGGCACACTGAGCTCGACCAAAATCATTACCGGTGCCGTGATCGTGACGGTTCTGGGTTTTATTATTTTTGGTGGCGTAAAACGAATCGCGGGCTTCGCGCAATTCGTGGTCCCGTTTATGGCGATCGCCTATATCGTCTTCGCCTTGGCTATCATTGCCCTTAACTTAAGCGAATTACCGCGCATCTTTATGCTGATTGTTGGTGACGCATTTACACCCATGGCGGGGTTTGGTGCGGCCATCGGTTGGGGCGTAAAACGTGGAATCTATTCAAACGAGGCCGGACAAGGTACAGCGCCACATGCGGCCGCGGCCGCCGAGGTTGAACATCCGGCACAACAAGGGCTGGTGCAGTCTTTTTCAATCTACATTGACACGCTGTTTGTGTGTACTGCCACCGCGTTTATGATCCTGATCACGGGCATGTATAACGTGGCCGACAATACCGGCGCACTGATCGTACAAAACGTCGCCGCAGGAACGGAAATTAGTAGCCCTGCGTTTACTCAAATGGCCATTGAGAGCGTGATGCCCGGGATTGGGAACCCATTTGTGGCAATCGCACTGTTTTTCTTCTCTTTCACCACTCTGATGGCGTACTACTATATCGCAGAAAGCAACGTGGCCTACATTAGCCGTTTTGTACGCATCCCAGGTGCCATCACCGTACTCAAGGTAGGGCTGATGCTGGCGGTATTTTATGGCACCGTAAAAGCAGCCAGCCTCGCTTGGTCGTTGGGCGATATTGGCGTCGGGCTGATGGCTTGGGTCAACATCGTCGGCATCTTGATCATTTTCTTTATGGGGCGTCCTGCGCTAAAAGCCCTTAAGGATTATGAAAGACAACGCAATGCCGGTGCAACGAGCTTCTCTTTTGACCCCAAAGCGTTGGGGATCAAAAATGCAGATTATTGGGAAGATAAACAGAACTCATAG
- the eda gene encoding bifunctional 4-hydroxy-2-oxoglutarate aldolase/2-dehydro-3-deoxy-phosphogluconate aldolase, whose translation MKASAAILESTEGETIVNNLPVVSKLLGNQQVVPVVVIEDEAQAHGLAGALLAGGVSVIEITLRNEYGIKAIELIKQSYPEMMVLAGTVNSAAQMAAVVKAGVDGVISPGLTRKLVEAAQELGVPYLPGVASASEVLLAIEYGLTECKLFPATVVGGIGALKAFNGPFPKIRFCPTGGVSESNYREFLALPNVMCVGGSWLAPTDLVRKGDWAAITELCKAVTA comes from the coding sequence ATGAAAGCATCTGCAGCGATATTAGAGAGCACTGAGGGAGAAACAATTGTGAACAATCTGCCAGTCGTCAGTAAGTTACTGGGTAATCAACAGGTTGTGCCTGTTGTTGTAATCGAAGATGAGGCTCAAGCTCATGGTCTTGCGGGCGCATTGCTGGCTGGCGGGGTATCGGTTATCGAAATCACGTTACGAAATGAGTACGGAATAAAAGCCATTGAGTTGATCAAACAATCCTACCCAGAGATGATGGTGTTGGCCGGAACGGTAAATTCCGCTGCACAGATGGCCGCGGTCGTTAAAGCAGGGGTTGATGGGGTTATCAGCCCAGGCTTGACACGCAAGCTGGTGGAGGCTGCGCAGGAGCTCGGTGTGCCGTATTTGCCTGGGGTGGCGAGTGCCTCAGAGGTGCTGCTAGCCATCGAATATGGTTTGACCGAATGCAAATTGTTCCCGGCCACCGTGGTCGGTGGAATCGGTGCTTTAAAAGCGTTTAATGGCCCGTTCCCAAAAATTCGATTCTGTCCGACCGGTGGGGTGAGCGAGTCAAATTACCGTGAGTTTCTTGCATTGCCGAACGTCATGTGCGTGGGTGGCAGTTGGTTGGCGCCGACTGATCTCGTCAGAAAAGGTGACTGGGCAGCCATTACCGAACTGTGTAAAGCGGTGACCGCATAA